The Chitinibacter bivalviorum genomic interval CGCCAGCGTTTCTGCCAGCATATGGCCGCCAGCCAGACTCAGTACGATCAATGCGAGCGATTCGATAAAGGAATTTACCGTAATCAAGCGGGTCGCTTGCGGCTCTTCAAACATGCTCGGTGCTTGATCTTGATTATGCTCAGCACCGGGTGCGGCTACTTTTTTGAGCAAAATTTTCGCTACCGGGCCACCAATTAAGCCACCCAATACCAAGCCAAAAGTCGCGCAGGCCATCGCCAATTCGGTCGCGCCCGCTATGCCAAACTGCTCACTAAATACTTTGCTCCACGCAGCACCTGTGCCATGACCGCCAGACAGGGTAATTGAGCCGGCGAGTAAACCTAAATGATTTTCAAGCCCAAGCAATTTGGCCAAGCTAATGCCAATGACGTTTTGCATGAGCAAAAGCCCCAGCACGACAAACAGGAACTTAATCATGATATTGCCACCGGCGCGCAGGCTGGCGAGGTTGGCGGAAAGGCCAATCGTGGCAAAAAAGGCCAGCATCAAAGGGGTCTGGATGCTGGTGTCAAATTTGACGCTAACCCCAGCCACTTGCTGAGCGAACAGCATCATCAGTGCAACCACTAGGCCGCCAGCCACCGGCTCCGGAATAGTAAATGCCTTCAATGGTGCGGTTTTATCGACCAGAACTCGACCAAAGAGTAAAACGAGTGAGGCGGCAACCAGTGTGCCGTAGGTGCCTATGGTGATGAGGTTGGTGCTCATACGTTCTCCGGTGAGCGGTGTTTGATGATGTCCACTTCTAGTATGAAACAATAAAAAATGGCTTGCGCATTGTGCAAGCCATTTTAGGTTAAATGAGTAAAACTAAGCTGTTAAATAATTGGCTTGTGACGGCGAATATTATTCAATTGCCGAGGTTTATGCCTCTAAAGCCAGCAATTCCGCCACAGTTTGACGACGACGGATTTGCGAAATGAGCTCGCCATCGATCATCACTTCGGCAATCAGCGGTCGAGTATTGTAGTTACTCGACATACTGGCACCATACGCGCCGGTGTCGTGCAAGACCAACCAATCGCCAATTTCCGCGCTTGGCAATTCACGTGGCGTCACCACGCCGCCTTCTTCTTGGGTAAATACATCGCCTGATTCACACAATGGGCCAGCCAAAACCGTGCCGCGCGTTTCGCCTTCGGCTGCGGCACCATTGGCACGCAACAAGCTGACTTCGTGATAGCTGCCGTACATGGCTGGGCGCATCAGATCGCTAAAACCGGCATCAACGAGGACAAAATGATTATTGCCAACGTCTTTTTTTGCGCGGACTTCGGCGATCAATTTGCCACTTTCTGCCACCAGGAAACGGCCCGGCTCGATTTCAAGATGAACAGGGTGGCCTAAATGCGCGGCAATTTCATTGCGCGCTGCGTCCCACAAGCTAAAGTAATGCGCGGTGTCGATGGTCTCACCGCCGACGCGATACGGAATCGACAAGCCACCACCGGCGGAAATCGCACGGATATCGCGGCCAGATTCTTTCACCTGCGCCACCATTGCGGCGCACACATCTTGTAAGTGGCTGTAATCCACGCCCGAGCCGATGTGCATATGCAGACCAACCAAGTCGAGCTCGTATTTGGCGATCAGCGCTAGCGCTTCAGGCAATTGCTCATGCCAGATGCCGTGTTTACTTTGCTCGCCGCCCGTATTGGTTTTTTGGCTGTGGCCGTGGCCGAACCCGGGGTTAACCCGCAACCATACGCGATGGCCACGATGTGCTTCACCGAGTTGTTCCAGCATTTGCGGGCTACCGCAATTGACTTGAATATCGAGCTCAACCACGCGCGCCAAGGTGGCGTGATCCAGCAGATCGGCGGTGTAAACGATGTCATCACAATGGAGGCCAGTTTGAAAACCTGCCGCCAGCGCTCGCTCGATTTCGCCCAAGGATACCGAATCTACCTTCACGCCTTGCTCGCGCATCAAACGCAAAATGTGGATGTTTGAGTTCGCTTTTTGCGCAAAACGAATGGTGTCGAACATTTTGAGCTGGCTAATGCGCTCGCGAATGGTCGCAGCATCATAAGTCCAGACTGGGGTGCCGTATTGTTGGGCGATCTGCGCGATTTGTGAGCCGTTGATGGGTTTCATAGTGATCCTGATTTATTTTCTATTGTGAATTTGATGTTGCTATTCAAACAGAGCGGGCAAACATGGTAAAACGATAAATTCTTGCCCTACAGCAATTTGGCTTATGTTTGATTACAAATTACTCGAAGCACTCGATATGGTTTTGCGTTGTGGCAGCTTTGATGCGGCGGCCAAGCGACTGCATTTAACGCCGTCGGCCATTTCGCAGCGCATCCGTCAGCTTGAAGAGCGGCATGGTGAAGTGCTACTGC includes:
- the lysA gene encoding diaminopimelate decarboxylase, with amino-acid sequence MKPINGSQIAQIAQQYGTPVWTYDAATIRERISQLKMFDTIRFAQKANSNIHILRLMREQGVKVDSVSLGEIERALAAGFQTGLHCDDIVYTADLLDHATLARVVELDIQVNCGSPQMLEQLGEAHRGHRVWLRVNPGFGHGHSQKTNTGGEQSKHGIWHEQLPEALALIAKYELDLVGLHMHIGSGVDYSHLQDVCAAMVAQVKESGRDIRAISAGGGLSIPYRVGGETIDTAHYFSLWDAARNEIAAHLGHPVHLEIEPGRFLVAESGKLIAEVRAKKDVGNNHFVLVDAGFSDLMRPAMYGSYHEVSLLRANGAAAEGETRGTVLAGPLCESGDVFTQEEGGVVTPRELPSAEIGDWLVLHDTGAYGASMSSNYNTRPLIAEVMIDGELISQIRRRQTVAELLALEA
- the gltS gene encoding sodium/glutamate symporter: MSTNLITIGTYGTLVAASLVLLFGRVLVDKTAPLKAFTIPEPVAGGLVVALMMLFAQQVAGVSVKFDTSIQTPLMLAFFATIGLSANLASLRAGGNIMIKFLFVVLGLLLMQNVIGISLAKLLGLENHLGLLAGSITLSGGHGTGAAWSKVFSEQFGIAGATELAMACATFGLVLGGLIGGPVAKILLKKVAAPGAEHNQDQAPSMFEEPQATRLITVNSFIESLALIVLSLAGGHMLAETLAGTMFELPTFVCVLFNGVLLRNVLSVLGWYEVFDREISVLGNVSLALFLAMALMSLRLWELANLALPMLLILVVQATAMAAYAIFVTFRVMGKNYDAVVLAAGHCGFGLGATPTAIANMQAVTHRFGPSHLAFIVVPMVGAFFIDIANAIVIKLFMALPIY